The following are encoded together in the Thalassolituus oleivorans MIL-1 genome:
- the cas5c gene encoding type I-C CRISPR-associated protein Cas5c: MGFCIEVSGDYACFTRPEMKVERVSYDVITPSAARAIFEAILWKPAIQWNIHKIEVLKPIRWVNIRRNEVGSVLPVGNVNKGMKGGELPVQYIEEQRQQRAGLILKDVAYRLHASFDMTSKADAGDNPGKFAEMFKRRAKKGQCFNQPYLGCREFSCEFRLIEEGAEELAAIPDSKPLGWMLYDMDYQAKETIPLFFNADMQNGVIQVPAKNSEEVRG, translated from the coding sequence ATGGGATTTTGTATAGAGGTCAGTGGCGATTACGCCTGCTTTACACGGCCAGAAATGAAAGTAGAGCGCGTTAGCTATGACGTGATTACTCCATCGGCGGCGCGTGCCATCTTTGAGGCGATTCTGTGGAAGCCTGCCATTCAGTGGAATATCCATAAAATAGAAGTTCTGAAACCTATTCGCTGGGTCAATATTCGGCGTAATGAAGTGGGTTCGGTGCTACCAGTGGGGAACGTCAATAAGGGCATGAAGGGTGGAGAGCTGCCCGTACAATACATAGAAGAGCAACGCCAGCAACGCGCAGGTCTGATACTCAAGGATGTGGCATATCGCCTACATGCCAGCTTCGACATGACCAGCAAAGCTGACGCCGGAGATAACCCAGGCAAGTTTGCAGAAATGTTTAAACGTCGTGCGAAAAAAGGCCAGTGCTTTAATCAACCCTATTTAGGTTGCCGAGAGTTCAGTTGTGAATTTCGCCTGATTGAGGAAGGAGCAGAAGAGCTAGCTGCAATTCCTGACTCTAAACCCTTAGGCTGGATGCTCTACGATATGGATTATCAAGCTAAAGAAACAATTCCGTTATTCTTCAATGCCGATATGCAAAACGGCGTAATACAAGTACCTGCGAAAAACAGTGAGGAGGTAAGGGGATGA